A stretch of the Azorhizobium caulinodans ORS 571 genome encodes the following:
- a CDS encoding outer membrane protein, translated as MKRLLLSSALVIAIAAPAAAADLATRYPVKAPVAPVAPVFSWTGFYIGANAGYGGDKYNYDFGVPTTATASTNSSGFFAGGQIGYNYQFANNVVLGLETDLQWSGIDGTLNTVTPGASTNIKSSLDYFGTVRARVGYAFDRFLPYITGGMAYGKTKTEGSQFSRTGFTTFDDSDTKVGWTIGGGVEYAITNNWTFKTEYQYVDLGNSDYGIGTNAVSVDNKFHTVRAGVNYKF; from the coding sequence CCACCCGTTATCCCGTGAAGGCGCCCGTCGCCCCGGTGGCCCCGGTCTTCTCCTGGACCGGCTTCTACATCGGTGCCAACGCTGGTTACGGCGGCGACAAGTACAATTACGACTTCGGCGTCCCCACGACCGCCACTGCCTCCACGAACTCCTCCGGCTTCTTCGCCGGCGGCCAGATCGGCTACAACTACCAGTTCGCGAACAACGTGGTGCTCGGCCTCGAGACCGATCTCCAGTGGTCCGGCATCGACGGCACCCTGAACACCGTCACCCCCGGCGCCTCGACCAACATCAAGTCGTCGCTGGACTATTTCGGCACCGTGCGCGCCCGCGTCGGCTATGCCTTTGACCGGTTCCTGCCCTACATCACGGGCGGCATGGCCTACGGCAAGACCAAGACCGAGGGTTCGCAGTTCTCGCGCACCGGCTTCACGACCTTCGATGATTCCGACACCAAGGTCGGCTGGACCATCGGCGGCGGCGTGGAATACGCCATCACCAACAACTGGACCTTCAAGACCGAGTATCAGTACGTCGACCTCGGCAACAGCGACTACGGCATCGGCACGAACGCCGTCAGCGTGGACAACAAGTTCCACACCGTGCGCGCCGGCGTGAACTACAAGTTCTGA